In one Vanacampus margaritifer isolate UIUO_Vmar chromosome 11, RoL_Vmar_1.0, whole genome shotgun sequence genomic region, the following are encoded:
- the mid1 gene encoding E3 ubiquitin-protein ligase Midline-1 gives METLESELTCPICLELFEDPLLLPCAHSLCSNCAHRILVSHCTPSEPIQSIRAFQCPTCRYVINLNQRGLEGLKRNVTLQNIIDRYQKASLSGPNSPSQPRRERAAPDGGAMTQPGERVPCQFCEQEPPQDAVKTCVTCEVSYCDDCLKATHPNKKPFTGHRLVEPLLDSRMRGVMCTEHEDEKVNMYCLTDEQLICALCKLVGRHRDHQVAGLGDRYDKLKHALDTNLSNLIKRTSELETLMGKLIQTCQHVEINASRQENKLLEECDLLINIIQQRRQIIGTKIKEGKTVRLRKLSQQIGSCKQCVERSTTLIAQADHTLKETDPSRFLQSAKSTCERVSMATASSQILLPEINLNDTFDTFALDFTREKKMLESLDYLTAPNPPVIREELCTASYDTITVHWTSDDEFTVVSYELQYAIFTSHANVVSLCNSADSWMIVPNIKQNHYTVHGLQCGTKYVFIVKAINQAGNRSSEPGKLKTNSQPFKLDPKSAHRKLRVSHDNLTVERDETTSKKSHSQDRFSSNSSYGVTGNVYIDSGRHYWEALIGGSTWFAVGIAYKSAPKHEWVGKNSASWVLSRCNNSWMARHNSKETPLEPSPHLRRLGVLLDYDSGFLSFYDAVGSQHLHTFDIAFTQPVCPVFNVWNRCLTILTGLPIPDHLEGSESTN, from the exons ATGGAAACACTGGAGTCCGAGCTGACATGCCCAATTTGTCTGGAGCTCTTTGAGGATCCTCTTCTCCTGCCCTGCGCTCACAGCCTTTGTTCCAACTGCGCCCACCGCATCCTGGTGTCGCACTGCACCCCCAGCGAGCCCATCCAGTCCATCCGCGCCTTCCAGTGCCCGACCTGCCGCTATGTCATCAACCTCAACCAGCGAGGCCTAGAGGGACTCAAGCGCAACGTCACCCTGCAGAACATCATCGACCGCTACCAGAAGGCTTCCCTCAGCGGACCCAACTCGCCCAGCCAGCCCCGGCGGGAGCGAGCCGCCCCCGACGGCGGCGCCATGACGCAGCCCGGAGAGCGGGTGCCGTGTCAGTTCTGCGAGCAGGAGCCGCCCCAGGACGCGGTGAAGACCTGCGTCACCTGCGAGGTGTCCTACTGCGATGACTGCCTCAAGGCCACCCACCCCAACAAGAAGCCCTTCACGGGCCACCGCCTCGTGGAGCCCCTGCTGGACTCCCGCATGCGAGGGGTCATGTGCACCGAGCACGAGGACGAGAAGGTCAATATGTATTGTTTGACGGACGAGCAGTTGATCTGCGCTTTGTGCAAGCTGGTCGGACGACACAGGGACCACCAAGTCGCCGGTCTGGGGGATCGATATGACAAACTCAAG catGCCTTGGACACCAACCTTAGTAATCTCATCAAGAGGACCAGTGAGTTGGAAACTCTGATGGGCAAACTCATCCAGACGTGCCAACACGTGGAG ATAAATGCATCCAGGCAAGAAAACAAGCTGCTGGAAGAGTGTGACCTTCTGATCAATATCATACAGCAGAGAAGGCAAATCATCGGTACCAAGATAAAGGAGGGAAAG ACAGTGCGCCTGAGGAAGCTGTCCCAGCAAATCGGCAGCTGCAAGCAGTGCGTGGAGAGGTCCACCACACTCATTGCTCAGGCCGACCACACCCTGAAAGAGACGGACCCCTCGCGCTTCCTTCAGTCGGCCAAAAGCACCTGCGAGAG agtctccatggcaacagcaTCCTCTCAGATCTTGCTACCGGAAATAAACCTGAATGACACCTTTGATACTTTTGCTTTAGACTTCACAAGGGAGAAGAAAATGTTAGAGAGCCTTGATTATCTCACAG CGCCTAATCCGCCGGTAATCCGCGAGGAATTATGCACGGCTTCGTACGACACCATCACGGTTCACTGGACGTCTGACGACGAGTTCACTGTCGTGTCCTATGAACTCCAGTACGCCATTTTCACCAGCCACGCTAATGTTGTCA GTTTGTGCAATTCCGCTGACAGCTGGATGATCGTGCCAAACATCAAGCAAAATCATTACACGGTGCACGGGCTCCAATGTGGCACCAAGTACGTCTTCATCGTAAAAGCCATCAACCAGGCCGGAAACCGCAGTAGCGAACCGGGAAAGCTCAAAACTAACA GTCAACCGTTCAAACTGGATCCGAAGTCCGCTCACCGGAAGTTGCGGGTGTCCCACGACAACCTGACGGTGGAGAGGGACGAGACGACGTCCAAGAAGAGTCACAGCCAGGACCGcttcagcagcaacagcagctaCGGCGTCACCGGCAACGTTTACATCGACAGTGGCCGGCATTATTGGGAGGCTCTCATAGGAGGAAGCACATG GTTTGCAGTGGGTATTGCCTACAAGTCAGCACCAAAGCACGAGTGGGTGGGCAAGAACTCAGCCTCCTGGGTACTGTCCCGCTGTAACAACTCGTGGATGGCCCGTCACAACAGCAAGGAGACCCCCTTGGAGCCCTCGCCCCACCTGCGGCGACTCGGCGTACTGCTGGACTACGACTCAGGCTTCCTTTCGTTCTACGACGCCGTGGGCTCCCAGCACTTGCACACGTTCGACATCGCCTTCACACAGCCCGTTTGCCCCGTGTTCAATGTATGGAACCGATGTCTCACCATCCTCACTGGACTGCCCATCCCGGATCACCTTGAGGGAAGCGAGTCCACCAACTGA
- the cog3 gene encoding conserved oligomeric Golgi complex subunit 3 isoform X1 produces the protein MASTEQQSLLDLTDKETREKLSLWDRRPDAMAPLTGKQTDSVLEIRTAAETLAIPSELPIEDLGSLSSRSLQTPFTATVPQSTEDVLLKGFQMLQMDNDRIETAQQFYAWFAKLQANMDQDESAKYRRTRDDLNCYQEQCDAILKDVSAALEQLDSLQKQYLFVSNKTGTLHEACEQLLKEQAELVDLAENIQQKLSYLNDLEHINTKLNSPTLSVNNEGFIPMLSKLDDCIDYVSLHPNFKDYPVYLAKFKQCLSKAMYFMKVHIVNTLQNLSSALTKRDPMGLANADNAFTLYYVRFRAAAPKVRSLIEQIEQRASKIPEYHHLLDEIHQCYLDQREQLLTPSITSTITDLTQQNSKDHCALVRSGCAFMVHVCQDEHQLYNEFFSKPTPKLDELLEKLCLSLYDVLRPLIIHIIHLETLSELCSILKTEMLEDHVHHNAGQLGAFDAVVKQMLEDVQERLVYRTHIYIQTDITGYKPAPGDLAYPEKLVMMERIAQSLKEEQMKQTSQAAVFSDVQLEDSDVNRNSNAGLAGKPEASRLQASVSPADLHGMWYPTVRRTLVCLSKLYRCIDRAVFQGLSQEALSACIQSLLSASDSILKNKTQIDGQLFLIKHLLIMREQIAPFHTDFAIKEISLDLKKTRDAAFKILNPKAVTKFFRLNSHNAILEFLLEGTPEIKEHYIDSKKDVDRHLKFSCEQFIQQQTQIFTGNFEEFLTKVAELKNMAIQGGPAYMLSKQPWAQPGRFRGSGKRPLASCCDSSQRVPSALQAMSVFFFLFFPLLLSAKINDLVTATYRVMKNKLPSTLQSMSLYLANRDTEFILFKPVRNNIQQVFQRLHTLLQEEYSGEDLQIIACPSMEQINLLLSVNK, from the exons ATGGCGTCAACTGAGCAACAGTCCCTGCTCGACTTGACAGATAAAGAGACCCGGGAGAAGCTGTCGCTGTGGGACCGGCGCCCGGACGCCATGGCACCCCTCACAGGCAAGCAGACGGACTCCGTGCTGGAGATAAGAACCGCTGCCGAGACGCTCGCTATCCCCTCCGAG TTACCCATCGAGGACCTGGGCAGCCTTTCATCTCGCTCCCTTCAAACTCCTTTCACCGCCACTGTTCCTCAATCAACAGAGGACGTCCTCCTCAAAGGCTTCCAAATGCTTCAAATGGACAATGACCGGATAGAAACTGCACAACAG TTTTATGCCTGGTTTGCCAAGTTACAAGCCAACATGGATCAGGACGAGAGTGCAAAGTACAG GCGGACGCGAGACGATCTGAACTGCTACCAGGAGCAGTGTGACGCCATTCTGAAAGATGTCAGTGCTGCTCTGGAGCAGCTGGATTCCCTACAGAAGCAGTACCTGTTCGTGTCCAACAAGACCGGCACTTTACATGAGGCTTGTGAACAACTTTTAAAAGAACAA GCAGAGCTTGTTGACCTTGCGGAGAACATACAGCAGAAACTCTCATATCTTAATGACCTGGAGCACATAAACACG AAACTGAACTCGCCCACCTTGTCTGTAAATAACGAAGGCTTTATACCGATGCTCTCCAAACTAGATGACTGTATTGATTATGTTTCTTTACAT CCCAATTTCAAAGACTACCCTGTTTACCTGGCTAAGTTTAAACAGTGTCTCTCCAAAGCCATGTACTTCATGAAGGTCCACATTGTAAACACACTGCAGAACCTCTCAAGCGCTTTAACAAAAAGG GATCCAATGGGTTTGGCAAACGCTGACAATGCCTTCACACTCTACTATGTCAGGTTTAGAGCAGCGGCACCCAAAGTTCGA TCGCTGATAGAACAGATAGAACAGCGGGCGTCCAAGATTCCCGA ATACCATCACCTGTTGGATGAAATCCACCAATGTTACCTGGACCAGAGAGAGCAGCTCCTCACCCCCAGCATTACTTCCACCATCACAGATCTGACCCAGCAGAACAGCAAAGACCACTGCGCCCTG GTTCGCAGTGGATGTGCCTTCATGGTTCATGTCTGCCAGGATGAGCATCAACTTTACAATGAATTCTTCTCCAAGCCCACACCCAAACTCGA TGAACTACTGGAGAAGCTGTGTTTGTCTCTGTACGATGTTCTGCGCCCTCTCATCATTCACATCATCCACCTGGAAACTCTGTCGGAGCTCTGTAGCATCCTCAAGACCGAGATGCTGGAAGACCACGTTCACCACAACG CCGGCCAGCTGGGAGCCTTTGATGCGGTGGTCAAGCAGATGCTGGAGGATGTGCAGGAGAGACTCGTCTACAGGACGCACATTTACATCCAGACGGACATCACTGGCTACAAGCCTGCCCCAGGGGATCTGGCCTATCCTGAAAAACTGGTGATGATGGAG AGAATCGCTCAGAGTTTGAAGGAAGAGCAGATGAAGCAAACGTCCCAAGCGGCCGTCTTTTCCGATGTTCAGCTCGAGGATTCAGACGTGAACAGAAACAGTAACGCCG GACTTGCAGGGAAACCAGAGGCGTCCCGTCTGCAAGCTTCTGTTTCTCCCGCTGATTTGCACGGCATGTGGTACCCTACGGTCAGACGGACGCTGGTCTGCCTGTCCAAACTGTACAGATGTATAGAC AGAGCCGTCTTCCAGGGTTTATCTCAAGAAGCCTTATCTGCCTGCATCCAGTCCCTGCTGAGTGCCTCTGATAGTATCCTTAAGAACAAG ACACAAATAGATGGGCAGCTTTTCCTGATCAAGCACCTGCTGATCATGCGTGAACAGATTGCTCCATTTCACACCGATTTTGCCATCAAGGAGATCTCGCTGGACCTGAAGAAAACGCGAG ATGCTGCCTTCAAAATCCTGAACCCGAAGGCTGTTACCAAATTCTTCCGGCTTAACAGTCACAACGCCATTCTGGAATTCTTGTTggag GGAACCCCCGAGATAAAGGAGCACTACATCGACTCCAAGAAAGATGTGGACCGACACCTGAAGTTCAGCTGCGAGCAGTTCATTCAGCAGCAGACTCAGATCTTCACGGGGAACTTTGAGGAGTTTCTCACCAAG GTTGCAGAGCTGAAAAATATGGCCATCCAGGGCGGCCCTGCATACATGCTGTCGAAGCAGCCGTGGGCTCAGCCCGGTAGGTTCAGGGGCTCAGGGAAAAGGCCACTGGCATCTTGCTGCGACTCGTCTCAACGTGTACCCAGCGCCCTCCAGGctatgtctgtattttttttccttttttttccccttctcctTTCAGCAAAGATCAACGATCTAGTGACGGCAACCTACCGGGTGATGAAGAACAAGCTGCCGAGCACGCTGCAGAGCATGTCCTTGTACTTGGCCAACAGAGACACAGAGTTCATCCTTTTCAAGCCTGTGCGG aATAATATCCAGCAGGTATTCCAAAGGTTGCACACTTTGCTACAGGAAGAATACAGCGGGGAGGACCTCCAGATCATCGCATGTCCGTCAATGGAGCAG ATTAACCTGCTGCTGTCTGTGAATAAGTAA
- the cog3 gene encoding conserved oligomeric Golgi complex subunit 3 isoform X2, which produces MASTEQQSLLDLTDKETREKLSLWDRRPDAMAPLTGKQTDSVLEIRTAAETLAIPSELPIEDLGSLSSRSLQTPFTATVPQSTEDVLLKGFQMLQMDNDRIETAQQFYAWFAKLQANMDQDESAKYRRTRDDLNCYQEQCDAILKDVSAALEQLDSLQKQYLFVSNKTGTLHEACEQLLKEQAELVDLAENIQQKLSYLNDLEHINTKLNSPTLSVNNEGFIPMLSKLDDCIDYVSLHPNFKDYPVYLAKFKQCLSKAMYFMKVHIVNTLQNLSSALTKRDPMGLANADNAFTLYYVRFRAAAPKVRSLIEQIEQRASKIPEYHHLLDEIHQCYLDQREQLLTPSITSTITDLTQQNSKDHCALVRSGCAFMVHVCQDEHQLYNEFFSKPTPKLDELLEKLCLSLYDVLRPLIIHIIHLETLSELCSILKTEMLEDHVHHNAGQLGAFDAVVKQMLEDVQERLVYRTHIYIQTDITGYKPAPGDLAYPEKLVMMERIAQSLKEEQMKQTSQAAVFSDVQLEDSDVNRNSNAGLAGKPEASRLQASVSPADLHGMWYPTVRRTLVCLSKLYRCIDRAVFQGLSQEALSACIQSLLSASDSILKNKTQIDGQLFLIKHLLIMREQIAPFHTDFAIKEISLDLKKTRDAAFKILNPKAVTKFFRLNSHNAILEFLLEGTPEIKEHYIDSKKDVDRHLKFSCEQFIQQQTQIFTGNFEEFLTKVAELKNMAIQGGPAYMLSKQPWAQPAKINDLVTATYRVMKNKLPSTLQSMSLYLANRDTEFILFKPVRNNIQQVFQRLHTLLQEEYSGEDLQIIACPSMEQINLLLSVNK; this is translated from the exons ATGGCGTCAACTGAGCAACAGTCCCTGCTCGACTTGACAGATAAAGAGACCCGGGAGAAGCTGTCGCTGTGGGACCGGCGCCCGGACGCCATGGCACCCCTCACAGGCAAGCAGACGGACTCCGTGCTGGAGATAAGAACCGCTGCCGAGACGCTCGCTATCCCCTCCGAG TTACCCATCGAGGACCTGGGCAGCCTTTCATCTCGCTCCCTTCAAACTCCTTTCACCGCCACTGTTCCTCAATCAACAGAGGACGTCCTCCTCAAAGGCTTCCAAATGCTTCAAATGGACAATGACCGGATAGAAACTGCACAACAG TTTTATGCCTGGTTTGCCAAGTTACAAGCCAACATGGATCAGGACGAGAGTGCAAAGTACAG GCGGACGCGAGACGATCTGAACTGCTACCAGGAGCAGTGTGACGCCATTCTGAAAGATGTCAGTGCTGCTCTGGAGCAGCTGGATTCCCTACAGAAGCAGTACCTGTTCGTGTCCAACAAGACCGGCACTTTACATGAGGCTTGTGAACAACTTTTAAAAGAACAA GCAGAGCTTGTTGACCTTGCGGAGAACATACAGCAGAAACTCTCATATCTTAATGACCTGGAGCACATAAACACG AAACTGAACTCGCCCACCTTGTCTGTAAATAACGAAGGCTTTATACCGATGCTCTCCAAACTAGATGACTGTATTGATTATGTTTCTTTACAT CCCAATTTCAAAGACTACCCTGTTTACCTGGCTAAGTTTAAACAGTGTCTCTCCAAAGCCATGTACTTCATGAAGGTCCACATTGTAAACACACTGCAGAACCTCTCAAGCGCTTTAACAAAAAGG GATCCAATGGGTTTGGCAAACGCTGACAATGCCTTCACACTCTACTATGTCAGGTTTAGAGCAGCGGCACCCAAAGTTCGA TCGCTGATAGAACAGATAGAACAGCGGGCGTCCAAGATTCCCGA ATACCATCACCTGTTGGATGAAATCCACCAATGTTACCTGGACCAGAGAGAGCAGCTCCTCACCCCCAGCATTACTTCCACCATCACAGATCTGACCCAGCAGAACAGCAAAGACCACTGCGCCCTG GTTCGCAGTGGATGTGCCTTCATGGTTCATGTCTGCCAGGATGAGCATCAACTTTACAATGAATTCTTCTCCAAGCCCACACCCAAACTCGA TGAACTACTGGAGAAGCTGTGTTTGTCTCTGTACGATGTTCTGCGCCCTCTCATCATTCACATCATCCACCTGGAAACTCTGTCGGAGCTCTGTAGCATCCTCAAGACCGAGATGCTGGAAGACCACGTTCACCACAACG CCGGCCAGCTGGGAGCCTTTGATGCGGTGGTCAAGCAGATGCTGGAGGATGTGCAGGAGAGACTCGTCTACAGGACGCACATTTACATCCAGACGGACATCACTGGCTACAAGCCTGCCCCAGGGGATCTGGCCTATCCTGAAAAACTGGTGATGATGGAG AGAATCGCTCAGAGTTTGAAGGAAGAGCAGATGAAGCAAACGTCCCAAGCGGCCGTCTTTTCCGATGTTCAGCTCGAGGATTCAGACGTGAACAGAAACAGTAACGCCG GACTTGCAGGGAAACCAGAGGCGTCCCGTCTGCAAGCTTCTGTTTCTCCCGCTGATTTGCACGGCATGTGGTACCCTACGGTCAGACGGACGCTGGTCTGCCTGTCCAAACTGTACAGATGTATAGAC AGAGCCGTCTTCCAGGGTTTATCTCAAGAAGCCTTATCTGCCTGCATCCAGTCCCTGCTGAGTGCCTCTGATAGTATCCTTAAGAACAAG ACACAAATAGATGGGCAGCTTTTCCTGATCAAGCACCTGCTGATCATGCGTGAACAGATTGCTCCATTTCACACCGATTTTGCCATCAAGGAGATCTCGCTGGACCTGAAGAAAACGCGAG ATGCTGCCTTCAAAATCCTGAACCCGAAGGCTGTTACCAAATTCTTCCGGCTTAACAGTCACAACGCCATTCTGGAATTCTTGTTggag GGAACCCCCGAGATAAAGGAGCACTACATCGACTCCAAGAAAGATGTGGACCGACACCTGAAGTTCAGCTGCGAGCAGTTCATTCAGCAGCAGACTCAGATCTTCACGGGGAACTTTGAGGAGTTTCTCACCAAG GTTGCAGAGCTGAAAAATATGGCCATCCAGGGCGGCCCTGCATACATGCTGTCGAAGCAGCCGTGGGCTCAGCCCG CAAAGATCAACGATCTAGTGACGGCAACCTACCGGGTGATGAAGAACAAGCTGCCGAGCACGCTGCAGAGCATGTCCTTGTACTTGGCCAACAGAGACACAGAGTTCATCCTTTTCAAGCCTGTGCGG aATAATATCCAGCAGGTATTCCAAAGGTTGCACACTTTGCTACAGGAAGAATACAGCGGGGAGGACCTCCAGATCATCGCATGTCCGTCAATGGAGCAG ATTAACCTGCTGCTGTCTGTGAATAAGTAA